A region from the Kribbella shirazensis genome encodes:
- a CDS encoding M48 family metallopeptidase: MADSPPRPIPPYVDIRRSKRRKRTVSAYRDGERVVVLMPDRLSAAEEARWVETMLARLEKQRSRSRVSDEKLLARAHELACRHLPEVPEPASVRWVSNQNRRWGSCTPADRSIRLSTRLQSMPAWVVDYVLVHELAHLIEPTHNANFWALVRRYPKAERAEGYLEGVSAASSLDLDDF, from the coding sequence ATGGCCGACTCCCCACCGCGTCCGATTCCGCCGTACGTGGACATCCGTCGCAGCAAGCGCCGCAAGCGCACGGTCAGCGCGTACCGCGACGGTGAGCGGGTGGTCGTGCTGATGCCCGACCGGCTGTCCGCCGCCGAGGAGGCGCGCTGGGTCGAGACCATGCTGGCGCGGCTCGAGAAGCAGCGCAGCCGATCGCGCGTGTCGGACGAAAAATTGTTGGCCAGAGCACACGAACTCGCGTGTCGCCACCTCCCGGAAGTGCCCGAACCTGCGTCGGTGAGGTGGGTTTCGAACCAAAACAGACGGTGGGGATCCTGCACTCCGGCGGACCGGTCGATCCGGTTGTCGACTCGGTTGCAGTCGATGCCGGCCTGGGTCGTGGACTACGTCCTGGTCCACGAGCTGGCCCATCTGATCGAGCCCACCCACAACGCGAACTTCTGGGCGCTCGTCCGCCGCTACCCCAAGGCGGAGCGCGCCGAGGGCTACCTCGAGGGCGTCTCCGCAGCCTCGTCCCTCGACCTCGACGACTTCTGA
- a CDS encoding DUF5679 domain-containing protein: protein MAETWSGEFYCVKCKAKRTADGEVKVNDKGTRMAKAKCPECGTNLNRILGKA from the coding sequence ATGGCAGAGACCTGGAGCGGCGAGTTCTACTGCGTCAAGTGCAAGGCCAAGCGCACCGCCGACGGCGAGGTCAAGGTCAACGACAAGGGCACGCGCATGGCCAAGGCCAAGTGCCCCGAGTGCGGTACGAACCTGAACCGGATCCTCGGCAAGGCCTGA